The following proteins come from a genomic window of Achromobacter sp. AONIH1:
- the sucD gene encoding succinate--CoA ligase subunit alpha: MSILINKDTKVITQGITGKTGQFHTRMCREYANGKAAFVAGVNPKKAGEDFEGVPIFASVKDAKADTGATVSVIYVPPAGAAAAIWEAVEAELDLVICITEGIPVRDMLEVKNRMKAKGSKTLLLGPNCPGLITPDEIKIGIMPGHIHRKGRIGIVSRSGTLTYEAVAQVTELGLGQSSAVGIGGDPINGLKHVDVLKMFNDDPDTDAVIMIGEIGGPDEVNAAQWAKDNMKKPVVGFIAGVTAPPGKRMGHAGALISGGADTADAKLEVMEACGIRTTRNPSEMGKLLKSVL, from the coding sequence ATGTCGATTCTGATCAACAAGGACACCAAGGTCATCACCCAGGGCATCACGGGCAAGACGGGCCAGTTCCACACCCGCATGTGCCGTGAGTACGCCAATGGCAAGGCCGCCTTCGTGGCTGGCGTGAACCCGAAGAAGGCGGGCGAGGACTTCGAAGGCGTGCCGATCTTCGCGTCGGTCAAGGACGCCAAGGCCGACACCGGCGCCACCGTGTCCGTCATCTACGTGCCGCCCGCGGGCGCCGCCGCCGCCATCTGGGAAGCCGTCGAGGCCGAACTGGATCTGGTGATCTGCATCACCGAAGGCATCCCGGTCCGTGACATGCTGGAAGTCAAGAACCGCATGAAGGCCAAGGGCAGCAAGACCCTGCTGCTGGGCCCGAACTGCCCCGGCCTGATCACCCCGGACGAAATCAAGATCGGCATCATGCCGGGCCACATCCACCGCAAGGGCCGCATCGGCATCGTCAGCCGCTCGGGCACCCTGACGTACGAAGCCGTGGCGCAAGTCACCGAACTGGGCCTGGGCCAATCCAGCGCCGTGGGCATCGGTGGCGATCCCATCAACGGCCTGAAGCACGTCGACGTGCTGAAGATGTTCAATGACGATCCCGACACCGACGCCGTCATCATGATCGGCGAAATCGGCGGCCCGGACGAAGTGAACGCCGCCCAGTGGGCCAAGGACAACATGAAGAAGCCGGTCGTCGGCTTCATCGCCGGTGTCACCGCTCCTCCCGGAAAGCGCATGGGCCACGCCGGCGCGCTGATCTCGGGCGGCGCCGACACCGCCGACGCCAAGCTGGAAGTCATGGAAGCCTGCGGCATCCGCACCACGCGCAACCCCTCCGAAATGGGCAAGCTGCTCAAGTCGGTGCTGTAA
- a CDS encoding TerC family protein yields the protein MELSSAAFWIALLQIIWVNILLSGDNAVVIALAARSLPAQQQKKAIVIGSAAAIIMRIVLTLVAAKLLLLPWLKLIGALLLVYIGVSLLLPEGEDEGGGHAQGNLLTAIRTIMIADLVMSLDNVVAVAAAAMGDTTLLVLGLAISIPLVIFGSTLLLKVIERFPVIVWVGAALLGFIAGELLVGDPALQEPVARIDSALGVTQHSFELMAGVLGALLVLAIGKIMLARRKAD from the coding sequence ATGGAACTCAGTTCAGCGGCATTCTGGATAGCGCTGCTCCAGATCATTTGGGTCAACATCCTGCTGTCGGGCGACAACGCCGTGGTGATCGCGCTGGCCGCGCGCTCGCTGCCTGCGCAGCAGCAGAAAAAAGCGATCGTGATCGGCTCGGCCGCCGCGATCATCATGCGTATCGTGCTGACCCTGGTCGCCGCGAAACTGCTGCTGTTGCCGTGGCTCAAGCTGATCGGCGCGCTGCTGCTGGTCTACATCGGCGTCTCGCTGCTGTTGCCGGAAGGCGAGGACGAGGGCGGCGGCCATGCGCAAGGCAATCTGCTGACCGCGATCCGCACCATCATGATCGCCGACCTGGTGATGAGCCTGGACAACGTGGTGGCCGTGGCCGCCGCGGCCATGGGCGACACCACCTTGCTGGTGCTGGGCCTGGCCATCAGCATTCCGCTGGTCATCTTCGGCAGCACGCTGCTGCTCAAGGTCATCGAGCGCTTCCCGGTCATCGTCTGGGTGGGCGCCGCGCTGCTGGGCTTCATCGCGGGCGAGCTGCTGGTTGGCGATCCGGCGCTGCAGGAACCCGTGGCGCGCATCGACAGCGCGCTGGGCGTCACGCAGCACAGCTTCGAGCTGATGGCCGGCGTGCTGGGGGCGCTGCTGGTGCTGGCCATCGGCAAAATCATGTTGGCTCGGCGGAAAGCTGACTGA